The Solibacillus sp. FSL W7-1464 genome contains a region encoding:
- a CDS encoding inositol monophosphatase family protein gives MDIKQLDKFAKEIIFEAGKNIRSAFSYNIEIETKSNPNDLVTNIDRETELFFIEKIKAFNPDHRILGEEGMGEKVESLEGVVWIIDPIDGTMNFVKQHRHFMITIGIYVDGVGVLGYIFDVMREDLFNAIAGEGAWYNDSPLRKLQPVKIEEAVIGINANWVTPNSRINHEKIIELVRTVRGTRSYGSAAMEIAFVVSGKLDAYMSMRLAPWDIGGGVIIAKEVGAIATNLDGKGFDYLSKDTFLIANPSIHHLILDKYIEEKK, from the coding sequence ATGGATATAAAACAACTGGATAAATTTGCAAAAGAAATTATTTTTGAAGCGGGAAAAAATATTCGATCAGCATTTTCCTATAATATTGAAATCGAAACAAAGTCGAATCCCAATGATTTAGTAACGAATATAGATCGTGAAACAGAATTGTTTTTCATTGAAAAAATAAAGGCTTTTAATCCGGACCATCGTATTTTAGGTGAAGAAGGAATGGGCGAAAAAGTTGAAAGTTTGGAAGGCGTTGTGTGGATTATCGATCCGATTGACGGAACGATGAATTTTGTGAAGCAGCATCGTCATTTCATGATTACAATCGGCATTTATGTTGATGGTGTTGGAGTGTTGGGGTACATATTTGATGTGATGCGGGAAGATTTATTCAATGCAATTGCAGGTGAAGGGGCATGGTATAACGATTCTCCGCTGCGCAAGCTGCAGCCGGTGAAAATCGAAGAGGCGGTAATCGGCATCAATGCTAACTGGGTTACACCGAATAGTCGCATCAACCACGAAAAGATTATCGAACTTGTTCGCACGGTGCGCGGGACACGTTCCTACGGCTCGGCAGCAATGGAAATCGCCTTTGTTGTAAGCGGAAAGCTGGATGCTTATATGTCCATGCGTCTTGCACCTTGGGATATCGGCGGGGGAGTGATCATTGCAAAAGAGGTAGGGGCGATTGCCACAAATCTGGACGGCAAAGGTTTCGATTATTTATCGAAGGATACATTTCTAATTGCGAATCCTTCCATTCATCATTTAATCTTGGATAAATATATTGAAGAAAAAAAATAA
- a CDS encoding alpha-ketoacid dehydrogenase subunit beta, whose translation MAQMTMIQAITDALRCELKNDENVLVFGEDVGVNGGVFRATEGLQKEFGVDRVFDTPLAESGIGGLAIGLGLTGYRPVPEIQFFGFVFEVMDSISGQLARMRYRSGGTYNAPVTIRSPFGGGVHTPEMHSDSLEGLMAQSPGLKVVIPSTPYDAKGLLIASIRDDNPVIFLEHLKLYRSFREEVPEESYTIELGKADVKREGKDLSIIAYGLMVHESLKAAEELEKEGYSVEVIDLRTIQPLDIETIIASVEKTGRAIVVQEAQKQAGIAANVVAEITERAILSLEAPVLRVAAPDTIYSFPQAEGVWLPTYKDVMETAKKVLTF comes from the coding sequence ATGGCACAAATGACAATGATTCAAGCAATTACAGATGCATTACGTTGCGAATTAAAAAATGACGAGAACGTTTTAGTATTCGGTGAAGACGTTGGTGTAAACGGCGGAGTATTCCGTGCAACAGAAGGTCTTCAAAAAGAATTCGGCGTAGATCGTGTATTTGATACGCCACTTGCAGAATCAGGAATTGGTGGTTTAGCAATTGGTTTAGGGTTAACAGGATACCGTCCAGTACCTGAAATTCAATTTTTCGGCTTCGTATTCGAAGTAATGGATTCTATCAGCGGACAATTGGCTCGTATGAGATATCGTTCAGGCGGTACGTATAATGCACCAGTAACAATCCGTTCACCATTTGGCGGTGGTGTTCATACGCCTGAAATGCACTCGGATTCATTAGAAGGACTAATGGCTCAATCACCGGGATTAAAAGTAGTTATTCCATCAACACCATATGATGCAAAAGGGTTACTGATTGCTTCTATTCGTGATGATAATCCGGTTATTTTCTTAGAGCATTTAAAACTTTACCGTTCATTCCGTGAAGAAGTTCCGGAGGAGTCATACACAATTGAATTGGGTAAAGCAGATGTGAAGCGTGAAGGGAAAGACCTTTCTATCATTGCTTACGGCTTAATGGTTCATGAAAGTCTAAAAGCGGCAGAAGAGTTGGAAAAAGAGGGCTATTCAGTAGAAGTAATCGATTTACGTACAATTCAGCCGTTAGATATCGAAACAATTATTGCATCTGTTGAAAAAACAGGTCGTGCAATCGTTGTTCAGGAAGCTCAAAAGCAGGCAGGGATTGCGGCAAATGTTGTCGCAGAAATTACAGAACGTGCGATACTATCATTGGAAGCACCGGTACTGCGTGTAGCTGCACCAGATACAATTTATTCATTCCCGCAAGCGGAAGGTGTATGGCTGCCGACGTATAAAGATGTAATGGAAACTGCAAAGAAAGTCTTAACATTCTAA
- a CDS encoding CidA/LrgA family protein, whose translation MEIIRTIAQIGIIILFYLAGEIIVSVTGIIIPGSIIGLVILWLALYFKILNVKYIQKGASFMLAFLTLFFIPSTVAVINYPELLTLSGALFVLAVIISTIFALVITGKISKLIERKERKMKEEENIAASTANSIHHK comes from the coding sequence GTGGAGATTATTCGTACTATTGCTCAAATTGGTATTATCATTCTATTTTATCTCGCTGGAGAAATTATCGTTTCAGTTACCGGCATTATTATACCCGGAAGTATTATCGGGTTAGTTATATTATGGCTTGCGCTATACTTTAAAATTTTAAATGTGAAATACATACAAAAAGGTGCCAGTTTTATGTTGGCATTTTTAACATTATTTTTTATTCCTTCTACTGTAGCAGTCATCAATTATCCTGAACTGCTCACTTTATCAGGAGCTCTTTTCGTTTTAGCTGTTATAATCAGTACCATTTTTGCGCTAGTCATTACCGGTAAAATCAGCAAACTGATAGAAAGAAAGGAACGAAAAATGAAGGAGGAAGAGAATATTGCTGCATCTACTGCTAACTCTATTCATCATAAGTAG
- a CDS encoding UPF0223 family protein, with amino-acid sequence MEYSYPLSTDWTTDEMVDVVRFFEVVEMAYEKGAKRELVMARYKRFKEIVPSQAEEKTICREFEQASSYVPFRVVKLAKELADGQLVRM; translated from the coding sequence ATGGAATATTCATACCCATTATCGACGGACTGGACGACAGATGAAATGGTCGATGTCGTACGCTTTTTTGAAGTGGTGGAAATGGCTTACGAAAAAGGGGCGAAGCGTGAACTAGTCATGGCTCGCTACAAACGTTTTAAAGAAATTGTACCTTCCCAGGCGGAAGAAAAAACAATCTGCCGTGAATTCGAGCAGGCAAGCTCTTATGTACCATTCCGTGTCGTAAAGCTGGCGAAAGAATTAGCGGACGGACAACTTGTAAGAATGTAA
- a CDS encoding aminotransferase class I/II-fold pyridoxal phosphate-dependent enzyme → MSQLETPLFDALLKHRNRHPIQFHIPGHKKGQGMDPAYREFVGDNVLSIDLINIAPLDDLHAPKGVIMQAQNLAAEAFGADHTFFSVQGTSGAIMTMIMTVVGPGDKIIVPRNVHKSIMSAIVFAGAIPIFIHPEVDSELGISHGISPESVERALTTYPDAKAVLVINPTYFGFVADLKRIVEIVHARNIPVIVDEAHGVHIKFHDELPLSAMQAGADMAATSTHKLGGSMTGSSVLNVREGLVTAKRVQAVFSMLTTTSTSYPLLASLDTARRQLAVHGYDLLDEAIRLAKDARKRINSIPHLHCVGREKLGTSATFDMDPLKLLICVKDLGITGHVAEEWLRQNANLEVELSDLYNILCLVTIGDSKKEINLLVNALTRMSKNFESDASVTETNVQIPEIPALAMTPRDAFYAQTESIPLAQAEGYICAEFIMVYPPGIPIFIPGEIITQSNIDFIRMNIEAGLPVQGPEDSTLQNIRVIKERKAIY, encoded by the coding sequence TTGTCACAGTTAGAGACTCCTTTGTTTGATGCATTACTTAAGCATCGCAACAGACACCCTATCCAGTTCCATATTCCCGGCCATAAAAAAGGGCAAGGAATGGATCCAGCTTACAGAGAATTTGTAGGCGACAACGTTTTATCAATTGATTTAATTAATATTGCTCCACTAGATGATTTACACGCTCCTAAAGGTGTGATTATGCAAGCACAAAACCTTGCTGCTGAAGCCTTTGGTGCTGACCATACATTTTTTTCCGTGCAAGGTACTAGTGGCGCCATCATGACGATGATTATGACTGTCGTTGGCCCAGGCGATAAAATTATAGTACCGCGGAATGTACATAAATCAATTATGTCAGCGATTGTTTTTGCAGGTGCTATTCCTATTTTTATTCATCCGGAAGTCGACAGTGAGCTCGGCATTTCTCATGGTATTTCACCTGAGTCCGTTGAGCGTGCATTGACAACATATCCAGATGCGAAAGCCGTACTTGTCATCAACCCGACGTATTTTGGTTTTGTTGCAGATTTAAAACGCATTGTCGAAATTGTACATGCACGTAATATTCCGGTAATTGTAGATGAAGCTCATGGCGTTCATATTAAATTCCATGATGAGCTGCCGTTATCTGCAATGCAAGCCGGCGCAGATATGGCTGCTACGAGCACACATAAGCTTGGCGGCTCCATGACAGGCAGCTCTGTCTTAAACGTCAGAGAAGGTCTTGTAACAGCTAAAAGAGTACAAGCTGTATTCTCTATGCTGACAACGACATCGACTTCCTATCCATTACTGGCGTCTTTAGATACGGCACGTCGCCAGCTTGCAGTTCATGGATATGATTTATTAGACGAAGCAATCCGTTTGGCGAAAGATGCCCGTAAACGCATTAACTCAATTCCGCATCTGCATTGTGTAGGACGTGAAAAACTCGGAACTTCAGCTACATTCGATATGGATCCATTAAAACTGTTAATTTGCGTTAAAGATTTAGGTATTACCGGACATGTTGCAGAAGAATGGTTACGTCAAAACGCCAACTTGGAAGTAGAGTTGTCCGATCTATACAATATTTTATGCTTAGTAACAATTGGAGATTCGAAAAAAGAAATTAATTTACTTGTTAATGCTTTGACACGTATGTCGAAAAACTTCGAATCGGATGCATCGGTTACTGAAACAAATGTTCAAATACCTGAAATTCCCGCTCTGGCCATGACACCGCGTGATGCTTTTTATGCACAGACAGAAAGTATTCCACTTGCACAGGCAGAAGGGTATATTTGCGCAGAATTTATTATGGTATATCCACCGGGCATTCCAATTTTTATTCCCGGGGAAATAATTACGCAAAGCAATATCGATTTTATTAGGATGAATATTGAAGCAGGTCTCCCTGTTCAAGGTCCAGAAGACAGTACATTACAAAATATTCGTGTTATTAAAGAACGTAAAGCAATTTATTAA
- a CDS encoding YktB family protein — MSIVKWTKEDFQVFSIDGLDERMDALTTIIRPKFNELSETFTGYFSAQTGEEFFGHVAKHARRTVNPPKDSWVAFAPYKRGYKALPHFQIGLWGTHLFIVVAVIYEAPHKQEMAQRLLENMQVIKDLSDDFVLSGDHMQPHTIPLKEARNEKLEQLLIRLRDVKKGEFLVGRRIPADEAIKMSAEQFLQLAERTFDELLPVYEIIKG, encoded by the coding sequence ATGAGTATTGTCAAATGGACGAAAGAAGACTTTCAAGTATTTAGTATTGATGGTCTAGATGAGCGTATGGACGCTTTAACAACAATTATACGCCCGAAGTTTAATGAGCTTTCGGAGACCTTTACAGGGTATTTCAGTGCACAAACAGGAGAAGAATTTTTTGGTCATGTTGCAAAACATGCCCGCCGTACTGTAAACCCGCCAAAAGACTCATGGGTTGCGTTTGCTCCGTATAAGCGTGGTTATAAAGCATTGCCGCATTTCCAGATTGGATTATGGGGTACGCATCTTTTCATCGTAGTTGCAGTGATATATGAAGCGCCGCATAAACAAGAAATGGCACAGCGCTTACTGGAAAATATGCAAGTGATTAAAGATTTATCCGATGATTTTGTACTTTCCGGCGATCATATGCAACCACATACAATTCCTTTAAAAGAAGCGCGCAATGAAAAGCTTGAACAGCTCCTTATACGCCTGCGTGATGTAAAAAAAGGAGAATTTCTTGTTGGACGTCGTATACCTGCAGATGAGGCAATTAAAATGTCTGCAGAACAATTTTTGCAATTGGCTGAACGAACATTTGATGAGCTTCTCCCTGTTTATGAAATCATCAAAGGCTAA
- a CDS encoding dihydrolipoamide acetyltransferase family protein codes for MAFTFRLPDIGEGIHEGEIVKWFVKPGDQVKEDDILAEVQNDKAVVEIPSPVDGTVEEIYVEEGTVAIVGDALIRFDAPGYEDLKLKGDDHHESNESNKTEAQVQSTAEAGQDVKKEETKKDKNADAAQPEAPAETEKAASPSESEASGKRIIAMPSVRKYAREKGVEIQQVSGTGKNGRVLKEDIESFLNGGQQSASENEETKETQQPQAEEKQTETKQAAPVALEGEFPETREKMSGIRKAIAKAMVHSKHTAPHVTLMDEVDVTELVAHRKQFKDIAAEQGVKLTYLPYVVKALISTLRKYPDFNRSLDDATQEIIQKHYYNIGIAADTEKGLLVPVIKHADRKSVFGLSQEINELAVKARDGKLATHEMKGASMSITNIGSAGGQWFTPVINHPEVAILGIGRISEKPVIKNGEIVAAHVLALSLSFDHRMIDGATAQNALNHLKRLLSEPQLLLMEA; via the coding sequence ATGGCATTTACGTTTCGTTTACCAGATATCGGAGAAGGTATTCATGAAGGTGAAATCGTCAAATGGTTCGTTAAACCTGGCGATCAAGTAAAAGAAGACGATATTTTAGCAGAAGTTCAAAATGATAAAGCAGTCGTGGAAATTCCGTCACCAGTTGATGGTACAGTAGAAGAAATCTACGTAGAAGAAGGAACGGTGGCGATTGTCGGGGATGCCTTAATCCGCTTTGATGCACCAGGCTATGAAGATTTAAAACTAAAAGGTGATGACCACCACGAATCAAATGAATCAAATAAAACAGAAGCACAGGTACAGTCTACTGCTGAAGCTGGCCAAGATGTGAAAAAAGAAGAAACTAAAAAGGATAAAAATGCAGATGCTGCTCAGCCGGAAGCTCCTGCTGAAACAGAAAAAGCTGCATCACCATCTGAATCGGAAGCTTCAGGCAAACGCATCATCGCAATGCCTTCTGTTCGTAAATATGCTCGTGAAAAAGGTGTCGAGATTCAGCAAGTTTCAGGTACAGGCAAAAACGGCCGTGTATTAAAAGAAGATATTGAAAGCTTCTTAAACGGAGGTCAACAGTCAGCATCTGAAAATGAAGAAACAAAAGAGACACAACAGCCGCAAGCAGAAGAGAAACAAACAGAAACAAAACAGGCTGCGCCAGTTGCACTTGAAGGCGAGTTCCCTGAAACACGCGAAAAAATGAGTGGTATCCGCAAAGCAATCGCAAAAGCGATGGTACATTCAAAACATACGGCTCCGCACGTAACATTAATGGATGAAGTGGACGTAACAGAACTTGTTGCACATCGTAAGCAATTCAAGGATATTGCAGCAGAGCAAGGTGTTAAATTGACGTATTTACCGTATGTTGTGAAGGCTTTAATCTCGACTTTACGTAAATATCCTGATTTCAACCGTTCGCTTGATGATGCGACACAGGAAATTATTCAAAAACATTACTATAATATTGGTATTGCGGCTGATACAGAAAAAGGTTTATTAGTTCCTGTAATTAAGCATGCTGATCGTAAGTCAGTATTTGGCTTATCTCAGGAAATTAATGAATTGGCTGTAAAAGCACGCGATGGTAAGCTAGCAACGCATGAAATGAAAGGTGCGTCAATGTCGATTACAAATATCGGTTCAGCCGGTGGACAATGGTTCACACCGGTAATTAACCATCCTGAAGTGGCAATCTTAGGAATTGGGCGTATTTCAGAGAAACCAGTAATAAAAAATGGTGAAATTGTAGCAGCACATGTGTTAGCATTATCATTGAGCTTTGATCATCGAATGATCGATGGAGCGACTGCACAAAACGCTTTAAATCATTTAAAACGTTTATTAAGTGAGCCGCAACTATTATTAATGGAGGCGTAA
- a CDS encoding DUF5325 family protein: protein MNKAKFVMFIYALAAILSMISIGFAFSLIFMTGPKYETTGWIGVVLGVIVMCGIFGMAFKTKRKFRDQGLL, encoded by the coding sequence ATGAATAAAGCAAAATTTGTGATGTTTATTTACGCATTAGCAGCGATTCTTTCAATGATTAGCATTGGATTTGCATTTTCACTTATTTTCATGACAGGACCAAAGTATGAAACTACCGGCTGGATCGGTGTTGTTTTAGGTGTTATCGTTATGTGTGGAATTTTCGGTATGGCCTTTAAGACAAAACGTAAATTCAGAGATCAAGGTTTATTATAG
- a CDS encoding LrgB family protein, translating to MLHLLLTLFIISSTVLLFILLNRLYLKVGHPLLLPILTATCVTVIILLVFNIPYETYMEGGQWISKMLGPAVVALAFPLYNQRELIFKYKYSIITSIVVAMLAGLMSVVSLLFLFGSGRDFILTSLPKSLTTPVAMQVSDIVGGIPPLTAVMVMVAGFTGAILGPVLFKVFKIDTAISRGVAMGSASHGVGLTKLKEYSEEDLSIGSLSMGLSAVVGAFIIPLISIYLF from the coding sequence TTGCTGCATCTACTGCTAACTCTATTCATCATAAGTAGCACCGTTCTTCTTTTTATATTACTGAACAGGCTATACTTGAAAGTAGGTCACCCATTATTGTTGCCTATTTTAACGGCGACTTGTGTTACAGTCATTATTTTACTAGTTTTTAATATTCCGTATGAAACGTATATGGAGGGCGGGCAATGGATATCCAAAATGCTGGGTCCGGCAGTTGTAGCGCTGGCATTTCCTTTATACAACCAGCGAGAGCTTATATTCAAATACAAGTACTCGATTATTACCAGCATCGTTGTCGCAATGCTTGCGGGTCTTATGAGCGTTGTATCATTGCTTTTCCTTTTCGGGTCAGGCAGAGACTTTATCCTTACTTCTTTACCTAAATCTTTAACGACACCTGTAGCGATGCAAGTAAGTGATATTGTTGGGGGAATACCGCCTCTTACAGCTGTAATGGTAATGGTGGCAGGATTTACTGGTGCCATTTTAGGACCGGTACTATTTAAAGTATTTAAAATTGATACGGCAATAAGCCGAGGGGTCGCTATGGGAAGTGCTTCACACGGTGTAGGATTGACAAAGTTAAAGGAATATAGTGAAGAAGATTTATCGATCGGTTCACTGTCTATGGGGCTCAGTGCTGTGGTGGGGGCATTCATCATTCCGCTTATTTCGATCTATTTATTTTAA
- the lpdA gene encoding dihydrolipoyl dehydrogenase, giving the protein MVVGDFPIELDTLVVGSGPGGYVAAIRAAQTGQKVTIVERGALGGVCLNVGCIPSKALISVGHRFENAQHSDDMGVTASEVKLDWSKAQAFKDGVVKKLVGGVEGLLKGNKVDIVKGEAYFVDANTVRVIDGDNAQTYTFKNAILATGSRPIEIPTFKFTKRVVSSTGALSFPEVPGKLVVIGGGYIGTELGSAYANLGSQVTIIEGGKDILAGFEKQMTQIVKKGLKKKGVEVVVNASAKGVEENENGVIVTYEAGGEEKTVEADYVLVTVGRRPNTDEMGLEEVGIKFAERGLLEVDKQSRTSVSNIYAIGDIVAGPQLAHKASYEGKVAAEAIAGEPSVVDYLAIPAVCFTDPEMATVGYSEEQAKAEGLEVKAAKFPFAANGRALALNETEGFVKLVARKEDGLLVGAQIVGVGASDMIAEMATAIEGGMTAEDIALTIHAHPTLGEITMEAAEVLLGNPIHIVTK; this is encoded by the coding sequence ATGGTAGTAGGAGATTTCCCAATCGAACTAGATACTCTTGTAGTAGGTTCTGGCCCTGGTGGTTATGTAGCAGCAATCCGTGCAGCACAAACAGGTCAAAAAGTAACAATCGTTGAACGTGGAGCATTAGGCGGAGTATGTTTAAACGTAGGTTGTATTCCTTCAAAAGCGTTAATTTCTGTAGGTCACCGCTTTGAAAATGCTCAACATTCAGATGATATGGGTGTTACAGCATCTGAAGTGAAATTAGACTGGTCTAAAGCACAAGCATTTAAAGACGGCGTTGTTAAAAAGTTAGTTGGCGGCGTTGAGGGCTTATTAAAAGGAAACAAAGTAGATATCGTAAAAGGTGAAGCATACTTCGTGGATGCAAACACTGTACGTGTTATCGACGGCGATAATGCTCAAACTTATACATTTAAAAATGCTATTTTAGCAACAGGATCTCGTCCAATCGAAATCCCGACATTTAAATTTACTAAGCGAGTAGTAAGCTCAACTGGTGCATTATCTTTCCCTGAAGTACCAGGTAAATTAGTAGTTATCGGTGGCGGTTACATCGGTACTGAGCTTGGTTCTGCTTATGCTAACTTAGGTTCTCAAGTAACAATTATCGAAGGCGGCAAAGATATTTTAGCTGGTTTCGAAAAACAAATGACGCAAATCGTTAAAAAAGGCCTTAAGAAAAAAGGTGTTGAAGTAGTAGTAAATGCATCTGCTAAAGGCGTAGAAGAAAACGAAAACGGCGTAATCGTTACTTATGAAGCAGGCGGCGAAGAGAAAACTGTTGAAGCAGATTACGTATTAGTAACTGTAGGTCGTCGTCCGAATACGGATGAAATGGGCTTAGAAGAAGTGGGCATTAAATTCGCAGAACGCGGATTATTGGAAGTAGACAAACAAAGTCGTACTTCAGTATCGAACATCTATGCAATCGGTGATATCGTTGCTGGTCCACAACTTGCTCATAAAGCTTCTTATGAAGGTAAAGTTGCTGCAGAAGCAATCGCTGGTGAACCATCAGTAGTTGACTACTTAGCAATTCCTGCAGTATGCTTCACAGATCCGGAAATGGCGACTGTAGGCTACTCTGAAGAGCAAGCAAAAGCGGAAGGTTTAGAAGTGAAAGCTGCTAAATTCCCATTCGCTGCAAACGGTCGTGCATTAGCATTAAACGAAACAGAAGGCTTCGTGAAACTAGTAGCACGTAAAGAAGATGGCTTATTAGTTGGTGCTCAAATCGTTGGTGTTGGTGCCTCTGATATGATCGCTGAAATGGCAACTGCTATTGAAGGCGGCATGACTGCAGAAGATATCGCATTAACAATCCATGCTCACCCAACTTTAGGTGAAATTACAATGGAAGCTGCTGAAGTTTTACTAGGCAACCCAATCCATATTGTAACTAAATAA
- a CDS encoding NAD(P)H-dependent flavin oxidoreductase: protein MKWQTKVTDLLQIQYPIIQGGLAYLAYSELAAAVSNAGALGQITAMSLPSPDALREEIKKVREMTDRPFGVNFAIGMHGKGYEKMIEVAGEMDVPVVTITGGNPAPIFDILKDASCKKLVLVAAKRQAQKAEQLGADAVMVVGQEGGGHLGRDDVGTMVLVPQVVDSVSIPVIASGGIGDGRGWMAAHALGAEGIEMGTRFIATKECVHASLAYKQALMESEETDTTIIKRSIGAPARVIRNAFTDEILGVEQKTPTYEALKSYISGEANKNFIYDGDATKGYGWAGQVTGLIQDVPSVEELIQRMVVQAEKIRLKWGQ from the coding sequence ATGAAATGGCAAACAAAAGTAACCGATTTATTGCAAATCCAATATCCGATTATTCAGGGCGGACTGGCGTATCTGGCCTATTCAGAGCTTGCTGCGGCGGTATCCAATGCAGGAGCGTTAGGACAGATTACCGCCATGAGCTTACCATCACCTGATGCATTGAGAGAAGAAATAAAAAAAGTGAGAGAAATGACTGATCGACCGTTTGGGGTAAACTTTGCGATCGGGATGCATGGAAAAGGATACGAAAAAATGATCGAAGTGGCTGGTGAGATGGATGTCCCCGTAGTAACAATAACGGGAGGAAATCCTGCACCGATATTCGACATATTAAAAGATGCATCATGTAAAAAACTCGTACTGGTGGCTGCGAAACGACAGGCGCAAAAAGCTGAACAGCTGGGTGCGGATGCCGTAATGGTTGTCGGGCAAGAAGGCGGCGGCCATTTAGGGAGAGATGATGTTGGAACAATGGTTCTAGTACCTCAAGTTGTCGATAGTGTATCGATTCCCGTCATTGCTTCAGGCGGAATCGGAGACGGTCGCGGATGGATGGCGGCACATGCATTAGGGGCGGAAGGAATTGAGATGGGGACACGCTTTATTGCAACGAAAGAATGCGTACATGCTTCTTTAGCATATAAACAGGCACTGATGGAAAGTGAAGAAACAGATACAACGATTATTAAACGCTCGATCGGTGCACCTGCCCGAGTGATCCGCAATGCGTTTACAGATGAAATTTTAGGGGTGGAGCAAAAAACGCCTACATATGAAGCACTGAAATCATATATTAGTGGTGAAGCTAATAAAAATTTCATTTACGATGGAGATGCGACAAAAGGTTACGGATGGGCTGGTCAGGTAACGGGATTAATTCAAGATGTACCGTCAGTAGAAGAATTAATTCAGCGTATGGTTGTACAAGCGGAAAAAATCCGTTTAAAATGGGGACAGTAA